The following are from one region of the Malassezia vespertilionis chromosome 4, complete sequence genome:
- the PAM17 gene encoding TIM23 complex component (EggNog:ENOG503P3WS; BUSCO:EOG09264HN5; COG:U; TransMembrane:2 (i56-78o98-123i)) produces the protein MLRIVGLRMVPGVRGGLLVSRMLPRMCSAQNYTTNASEEPPLPWDTYLRLRKQRRMVGIVATIPTMLLTAVFSGSYFLTQEVEPGQMLFGIDPLFVNIGATLACVGAGWLIGPSIGNVAWSLFHRHKAAQIAQRDRQFYQHIRKMRADPSRQVMHNPVPDYYGEKIGSLHAYRQWLRDQVRFLHELTGI, from the exons atgctgcgcattgtgGGTTTACGGATGGTgccgggcgtgcgcggGGGACTGCTCGTTTCGCGCATGCTTCCGAGGATGTGCAGTGCACAAAATTATACGACCAATGCGAGCGAGGagccgccgctgccgtgGGATACTT ActtgcgtttgcgcaagcagcgccgtatGGTCGGCATTGTTGCGACTATTCCCACCATGCTGTTAACAGCCGTATTTTCAGGCTCTTACTTCCTTACACAGGAAGTAGAGCCGGGTCAAATGCTGTTTGGT ATCGACCCCCTGTTTGTGAATATCGGCGCGACACTGGCATGTGTCGGCGCGGGATGGCTTATTGGTCCATCTATTGGGAATGTGGCATGGTCGCTTTTTCATCGGCacaaagcggcgcaaataGCACAGCGCGATCGCCAGTTTTACCAACATATTCGCAAGATGCGCGCCGACCCGTCGCGCCAAGTGATGCACAATCCTGTTCCAGACTACTACGGAGAGAAGATCGGATCGCTGCATGCATACCGCCAATGGCTGCGTGATCAGGTGCGTTTTCTGCATGAACTAACGGGTATCTAG